A DNA window from Anastrepha ludens isolate Willacy chromosome 6, idAnaLude1.1, whole genome shotgun sequence contains the following coding sequences:
- the LOC128867914 gene encoding uncharacterized protein LOC128867914 translates to MLESEHLTYSEELALLTKQRIEEAARKRHEWFGIQRMERELETEKFLKLKQLQREMESCEKARHLESKTLLMDSKRAQLYQIEEKEVMRQKEKKIKQMWLDVQRRFNEEMLEQDNLERKLLKVIAKSNQEMNSRNDECQKEINKINDKAARNEFAKEDASALLKDKLYMDRLKEMEKNKALSQHNVLTAQIKQNEENRKNTKQREINLELQVKKQNLWDILNNHYREEKQKIQDSVWQDHYIHHVRQENQRKHKESKEFDAMFLGTGCVLHPRNKIPYNKSTR, encoded by the exons ATGTTGGAGTCCGAACATCTGACGTACTCTGAGGAACTGGCTTTGCTCACGAAGCAACGAATCGAGGAAGCGGCCAGAAAACGGCACGAATGGTTTGGAATTCAAAGAATGGAACGAGAGCTGGAAACTGAAAAGTTCTTGAAACTTAAGCAACTACAAAGAGAAAT ggaAAGCTGTGAGAAAGCGAGACACTTGGAAAGCAAAACATTGCTGATGGATAGCAAACGAGCGCAGCTCTATCAAATCGAGGAGAAGGAAGTAATGcgtcaaaaagaaaagaaaattaaacaaatgtgGTTGGATGTCCAACGACGATTTAATGAAGAGATG CTGGAGCAAGATAACCTGGAACGAAAGCTTCTCAAAGTAATTGCGAAGTCCAACCAGGAAATGAATTCAAGGAATGACGAATGCcagaaggaaataaataaaattaatgataaaGCTGCGCGCAACGAGTTTGCTAAAGa GGATGCGAGTGCTTTGCTTAAAGACAAATTGTACATGGATCGGCTAAAAGAGATGGAGAAAAATAAGGCGCTGAGTCAACATAATGTGTTAACG GCACAAATTAAACAGAATGAGGAAAATCGCAAAAATACTAAGCAACGCGAAATCAACCTTGAATTGCAAGTCAAAAAACAGAACCTCTGGGATATTTTGAATAATCATTATAGGGAGGAGAAACAAAAG attCAGGATTCAGTTTGGCAAGACCACTATATTCATCACGTGAGAcaagaaaatcaaagaaaacataAGGAATCCAAAGAATTCGATGCGATGTTCTTGGGTACCGGATGCGTCTTACACCCACGCAATAAGATTCCCTACAACAAGTCTACACgttaa